Proteins encoded together in one Cyprinus carpio isolate SPL01 chromosome B14, ASM1834038v1, whole genome shotgun sequence window:
- the LOC109091854 gene encoding D(1B) dopamine receptor-like: MRDRTEPRETLTRALILWTLLGNALVCATVLRFRHLRAKVTHVFIASLAVSDLLVAVLVMPWKAVAEVAGFWPFGAFCNIWVAFDIMCSTASILNLCVISVDRYWAISSPFRYERKMTPRVSFVMIGAAWTLSVLISFIPVQLDWHKTDAGAAEPNASDADSCDSSLSRVYAISSSLISFYIPVAIMIVTYTRIYRIAQVQIRRIASLERAAEHAQSRRSDRSLHRSLKTSFQRETKVLKTLSVIIGVFVCCWLPFFVLNCVVPFCRREPCVSDTTFDVFVWFGWSNSSLNPVIYAFNAEFRRGFSSLLRCRTPVETVNASNALVSYNREAASACVNIIPNVVDETLDRMSQLSRGGDVDLDGAFTPNGIL; encoded by the coding sequence ATGCGCGACCGAACCGAGCCGCGGGAGACGCTGACGCGCGCGCTGATCCTCTGGACGCTGCTCGGGAACGCTCTGGTGTGCGCCACCGTGCTGCGCTTCCGCCACCTGCGCGCCAAAGTCACGCACGTCTTCATCGCGTCGCTGGCCGTGTCGGACCTGCTGGTGGCCGTGCTCGTGATGCCGTGGAAGGCTGTGGCGGAGGTGGCCGGCTTCTGGCCGTTCGGCGCGTTCTgcaacatctgggtggcgtttgACATCATGTGCTCCACCGCGTCAATCCTGAACCTGTGCGTGATCAGCGTGGACCGCTACTGGGCCATCAGCAGCCCGTTCCGCTACGAGCGCAAGATGACCCCGCGCGTCTCCTTCGTGATGATCGGCGCGGCGTGGACGCTGTCCGTGCTCATCTCGTTCATCCCGGTGCAGCTGGACTGGCACAAAACCGACGCGGGCGCCGCGGAGCCCAACGCGTCCGACGCGGACAGCTGCGACTCGAGCCTGAGCCGCGTGTACGCCATCTCCTCGTCCCTCATCAGCTTCTACATTCCCGTGGCCATCATGATCGTCACCTACACGCGCATCTACCGGATCGCGCAGGTCCAGATCCGGAGGATCGCGTCGCTGGAGCGCGCTGCAGAGCACGCGCAGAGCCGCCGGTCCGACCGGAGCCTCCACCGGAGCCTCAAGACGTCGTTCCAGCGCGAGACCAAAGTCCTGAAGACGCTGTCCGTGATCATAGGCGTGTTCGTGTGCTGCTGGCTGCCGTTCTTCGTGCTCAACTGCGTGGTTCCGTTCTGCCGCCGCGAGCCGTGCGTTAGCGACACCACCTTCGACGTGTTCGTGTGGTTCGGCTGGAGCAACTCGTCGCTCAACCCCGTCATCTACGCCTTCAACGCGGAGTTCCGCAGGGGCTTCTCCAGTCTGCTCCGCTGCCGGACTCCGGTGGAGACGGTGAACGCCAGTAACGCGCTCGTGTCCTACAACCGGGAGGCGGCGAGCGCGTGCGTCAACATCATCCCGAACGTGGTGGACGAGACGCTCGACCGGATGTCGCAACTGTCGCGGGGCGGCGACGTCGACCTGGACGGCGCGTTCACGCCGAACGGCATCCTCTGA